Proteins found in one Primulina eburnea isolate SZY01 chromosome 16, ASM2296580v1, whole genome shotgun sequence genomic segment:
- the LOC140816438 gene encoding kinesin-like protein KIN-10C has protein sequence MASTVAGSDNMQSSRCSKPANRVRIVGKIRGFTDQESESLTRERKSWITVQNPHENGQLAKAKVSLDTRSTGRKNAYELDYCYEQNEDIGLIYSREIRHMISDVFNGQNASVIALGARGSGKTFTIQGSIEKPGLATIAMSEILSKARESKKTVSVSLYRVTQDHAFDLLDPDYAEVHVLGDTQGKLNLKGLSQVKVKSVSEFENMYFRHLNLQKSQKISMDPRRYHKGLMVHISSEDDKIIPKLENKINFVDLAGYEDPRKSGSDRNTLTENYRSNKSLFALINVINALNSNEIRVPYRESKLTRILQDSLSGTSHVLVFACLNPFFCKDSISSLSFVSRSCHSTKQVLTDSTNKCQSSAKSKMFSSLKSGKSTSTSLIVKKHMGRSQLLSGKKADCILKGRKLFDEENINNPKQLICLSEDTSSHKNKVLQDHDLVVAPFSLEEDNVLPCAPNDEAIIQEEKDLSTHGLHSQETINESCDGNDLLLFDDGKSCESNKTSHFDGSVPLSQKIKELSKNLKLLCSSTPMKVKIPEKEIIDSSNSQLSCNDTTPMVKFDGTKNRSPRGGTFSICGSSLKNSLVKEQLNFLNSANKEELKKLRGIGEKRASYILELREELQEPFKSLDDLQNIGMSAKQIKGMMKGVAAELFN, from the exons ATGGCTTCTACAGTTGCAGGCTCAGACAACATGCAATCCAGTAGGTGCTCGAAGCCCGCAAATCGAGTGCGAATAGTGGGGAAGATCCGAGGATTTACAGATCAAGAATCTGAGTCCTTGACCCGAGAACGGAAGTCTTGGATCACTGTTCAGAATCCCCACGAGAATGGACAGCTTGCTAAAGCCAAAGTTTCTCTCGACACCCGATCCACTGG CCGCAAAAATGCTTATGAACTGGATTACTGCTATGAGCAGAATGAAGATATTGGCCTGATATACTCAAGAGAGATTAGACACATGATTTCAGATGTTTTTAATGGTCAAAATGCATCTGTAATTGCCCTGGGAGCTAGAGGAAGCGGAAAAACATTTACTATACAG GGATCTATAGAGAAACCAGGTTTAGCAACTATTGCAATGTCTGAAATTCTTTCTAAAGCACGTGAAAGCAAGAAAACAGTGTCTGTATCCCTCTATCGGGTTACACAAGACCATGCTTTTGACCTTTTAGATCCTGATTATGCTGAGGTTCATGTACTGGGTGACACTCAAGGCAAACTCAACTTGAAGGGACTTTCTCAG GTCAAGGTGAAATCAGTTTCAGAATTCGAAAATATGTACTTTAGACATCTCAATTTGCAGAAAAGCCAAAAAATATCAATGGATCCTCGACGCTATCACAAGGGCTTGATGGTCCATATATCATCTGAAGATGACAAGATAATACCCAAGTTGGAGAACAAGATTAATTTTGTTGATCTAGCAG GCTATGAGGATCCTCGCAAGAGTGGCAGCGACAGAAACACACTTACTGAGAATTACAGGAGTAACAAATCATTGTTTGCATTGATAAATGTCATCAATGCTCTGAATTCCAATGAGATACGTGTGCCATATCGAGAGAGTAAACTCACTCGAATCTTGCAAGATTCCCTCAGTGGCACAAGTCACGTGTTAGTGTTTGCTTGCTTG AACCCTTTCTTTTGCAAAGACTCTATCAGCTCACTCAGTTTCGTTTCACGGTCCTGTCATAGCACCAAGCAAGTTTTGACTGACTCTACAAATAAATGTCAAAGTTCAGCCAAATCTAAGATGTTTTCGTCGTTGAAAAGTGGAAAAAGTACATCTACTTCTTTGATAGTGAAAAAGCATATGGGTCGTAGTCAATTACTTTCTGGAAAGAAGGCTGACTGCATCCTAAAGGGAAG GAAACTCTTTGATGAAGAAAACATAAACAATCCTAAGCAG TTGATATGCCTTTCTGAAGATACTTCATCCCACAAAAATAAAGTCCTCCAAGATCATGATTTGGTTGTTGCACCATTTTCGCTGGAAGAG GATAATGTATTGCCCTGTGCCCCTAATGATGAGGCTATTATTCAGGAAGAGAAG GATCTTTCTACACACGGTCTCCATTCTCAAGAAACTATAAATGAAAGTTGTGATGGAAATGATCTTCTACTTTTTGATGATG GTAAGTCATGCGAGTCGAACAAGACTTCACACTTTGATGGATCTGTGCCACTTAGTCAGAAAATCAAAGAATTATCCAAGAACTTAAAGTTGTTGTGTTCATCAACTCCAATGAAGGTGAAAATTCCGGAGAAGGAAATTATTGATTCATCCAATAGTCAATTAAGCTGCAATGATACTACTCCaatggtgaaatttgatggTACGAAAAATCGAAGCCCAAGGGGTGGTACCTTCAGCATATGTGGTTCTAGTTTGAAG AATTCTCTTGTTAAAGAACAACTGAATTTTCTGAATTCAGCTAATAA GGAAGAGTTGAAAAAACTACGA GGTATTGGAGAAAAAAGGGCTTCCTACATTCTCGAACTTCGTGAAGAATTGCAAGAACCTTTCAAGAGT CTTGATGATTTGCAAAATATTGGCATGTCAGCAAAACAG ATCAAAGGCATGATGAAAGGGGTGGCTGCCGAGCTTTTCAATTGA